In the Candidatus Thermoplasmatota archaeon genome, one interval contains:
- a CDS encoding helix-turn-helix domain-containing protein encodes MILNQVSHDVSNQTVRLLATVLGPEAAAQETTKVLMGSFDTADIVRQTKDQVTFRASVSLDTIRKTGNPAAFALEHFGPEVLVQPALIHNGYLHVRLVVTGKVDLAAMLAAYEQGVKAGRWSDFKLVRIDDFDPEQQIHGAFSENLTQKQLEVIKTALALGFYNTPRNVTLDDLSSIFGISKAAVHNRLQAAERKVIAKYFS; translated from the coding sequence GTGATCTTGAACCAAGTCTCCCACGACGTCTCCAACCAGACTGTGCGGCTCCTTGCCACAGTCCTCGGCCCCGAAGCCGCGGCCCAGGAGACGACGAAGGTCCTCATGGGATCCTTCGACACGGCCGACATCGTGCGCCAGACGAAGGACCAGGTCACGTTCCGCGCGAGCGTGTCGCTCGACACCATCCGCAAGACGGGCAACCCGGCGGCCTTCGCGCTCGAGCACTTCGGCCCGGAGGTCCTCGTCCAGCCCGCGCTCATCCACAACGGCTACCTGCACGTGCGCCTCGTCGTCACCGGCAAGGTCGACCTCGCGGCGATGCTCGCCGCCTACGAGCAGGGCGTGAAGGCCGGCCGCTGGAGCGACTTCAAGCTCGTCCGCATCGACGACTTCGACCCCGAGCAGCAGATCCACGGCGCGTTCTCGGAGAACCTCACGCAGAAGCAGCTCGAGGTCATCAAGACGGCCCTCGCGCTCGGGTTCTACAACACGCCGCGCAACGTGACGCTCGACGACCTTTCGAGCATCTTCGGCATCAGCAAGGCCGCGGTCCACAACCGGCTCCAGGCCGCCGAGCGCAAGGTCATCGCGAAGTACTTCAGCTGA
- a CDS encoding OsmC family protein, with protein sequence MTSTEIARAVLVAPKTTEIAIRGHTIRCDKPADLGGTDSGPMASEYLLAALASCTLTTMRKIAEKRKVELGSLACVTEMDFDDRGVVVAMRLRVEVGGTASDKDVETVFRLSEKACTISQLLSFPVHRALARG encoded by the coding sequence ATGACCAGCACCGAAATTGCGCGCGCCGTCCTCGTCGCGCCGAAGACCACCGAGATCGCGATCCGCGGCCACACGATCCGCTGCGACAAGCCCGCCGACCTCGGCGGGACCGACTCGGGACCGATGGCGAGCGAGTACCTGCTTGCCGCCCTCGCCTCCTGCACGCTCACGACGATGCGGAAGATCGCCGAGAAGCGCAAGGTCGAGCTCGGATCGCTTGCCTGCGTGACCGAGATGGATTTCGACGATCGCGGCGTCGTCGTCGCGATGCGCCTGCGCGTCGAAGTCGGCGGAACAGCCTCCGACAAGGACGTGGAGACCGTGTTCCGCCTGAGCGAGAAGGCGTGCACGATCTCCCAGCTGCTCTCCTTCCCCGTCCATCGCGCGCTCGCGCGTGGTTGA
- a CDS encoding ATP-NAD kinase family protein encodes MRARRIAFLVNPVAGLGARVALKGSDGVAAEALARGARPEAAGKALRFVRALEAGAHTFLTAGAPMGEDVLEKAGESAIVAHVPSEPTTADDTREAAKALLALAPDVLVFVGGDGTAADVADAVGDRVPVLGIPAGSKMYSAVYADTPERAARVVEGFDDVAPGEVLDVDEGRFRAGEVAVTLKGFVKVPVHRAVAGGKAAGTDDEVEQVTLGKAVAEALEPGVPHVLGAGGTMMEVKRALGVDGTLLGIDVVCDGKLLVKDARERDLLALAPGARVVVSPIGRQGFVLGRGNLVVSAAVLRRLGVEAVKVVATPTKMIETPVLRVDTGDPALDAAFPRFVPVTTGPHVTRLARMEKDAA; translated from the coding sequence GTGCGCGCGCGCCGGATCGCCTTCCTCGTCAACCCCGTCGCGGGCCTCGGCGCCCGCGTCGCGCTCAAGGGCAGCGACGGCGTCGCCGCCGAAGCGCTCGCGCGCGGCGCGCGGCCCGAAGCCGCCGGGAAGGCGCTGCGCTTCGTGCGCGCGCTCGAGGCGGGCGCGCACACGTTCCTCACCGCCGGCGCGCCCATGGGCGAGGACGTCCTCGAGAAGGCCGGCGAAAGCGCGATCGTCGCGCACGTCCCGTCCGAGCCCACCACCGCCGACGACACGCGCGAGGCCGCGAAGGCCCTCCTCGCGCTCGCGCCCGACGTCCTCGTCTTCGTCGGCGGCGACGGAACGGCCGCGGATGTCGCGGACGCCGTCGGCGACCGCGTGCCCGTCCTCGGCATCCCCGCCGGGAGCAAGATGTACAGCGCCGTCTACGCGGACACGCCCGAGCGCGCCGCGCGCGTCGTCGAGGGATTCGACGACGTCGCCCCCGGGGAGGTGCTCGACGTCGACGAGGGACGCTTCCGCGCGGGCGAGGTCGCGGTCACCCTCAAGGGTTTCGTGAAGGTCCCCGTCCACCGGGCGGTCGCGGGCGGCAAGGCCGCCGGCACCGACGACGAGGTGGAGCAGGTGACGCTCGGCAAGGCCGTCGCCGAGGCGCTCGAGCCCGGCGTCCCGCACGTTCTTGGCGCGGGCGGCACGATGATGGAGGTCAAGCGCGCGCTCGGCGTCGACGGCACGCTCCTCGGCATCGACGTCGTCTGCGACGGGAAGCTCCTCGTGAAGGACGCGCGCGAGCGCGACCTCCTCGCGCTCGCGCCCGGCGCCCGCGTCGTCGTGAGCCCGATCGGTCGGCAGGGGTTCGTGCTCGGGCGCGGGAACCTCGTCGTCTCCGCCGCGGTGCTGCGGCGCCTCGGCGTCGAGGCCGTGAAGGTCGTCGCGACGCCGACGAAGATGATCGAGACGCCCGTGCTCCGTGTCGACACGGGCGACCCCGCCCTCGACGCGGCCTTCCCCCGCTTCGTCCCCGTCACCACGGGTCCGCACGTGACCCGCCTCGCCCGCATGGAGAAGGATGCCGCATGA
- the gcvT gene encoding glycine cleavage system aminomethyltransferase GcvT — MTLLRTPLYDLHVKLGAKIVPFAGYEMPVMYSSVLEEHEAVRKAAGLFDVSHMSNLWVTGPEAVATLNRAFVADASKVPVGGTKYTAALRPDGTIVDDLYIFHVGKGYHVVPNAGMNAEVAGILRAAGKANVEDVTRETCILALQGPKAAAILERFMGRSFADLKRFHLTQAPALGADAFIARTGYTGEDGFELFVPAREGARVFEALLAAGAEHGIRPCGLGARDTLRLEKGYCLAGHEFKGGRTPLEAGLGWLVAWDHDFTGKAAIEAQKAKGGHAKLVGVKLTERGIPREGNEVRAEGRAVGVVSSGTQSPALREGIALAYVEPAFAKPDTPLEVVIRDKPVGARVVKLPFV; from the coding sequence ATGACGCTCCTGCGGACGCCGCTCTACGACCTGCACGTGAAGCTGGGGGCGAAGATCGTCCCGTTCGCGGGCTACGAGATGCCGGTGATGTACTCGAGCGTTCTCGAGGAGCACGAGGCGGTGCGGAAGGCGGCGGGTCTCTTCGACGTGTCGCACATGTCGAACCTCTGGGTGACGGGCCCCGAGGCGGTCGCGACGCTGAACCGGGCGTTCGTCGCGGACGCGTCGAAGGTGCCGGTGGGCGGCACGAAGTACACGGCGGCGCTCAGGCCGGACGGGACGATCGTGGACGATCTCTATATCTTCCACGTCGGGAAGGGCTACCACGTCGTCCCGAACGCGGGGATGAACGCGGAGGTCGCCGGGATCCTCCGCGCGGCGGGCAAGGCCAACGTCGAGGACGTCACGCGCGAGACGTGCATCCTCGCCTTGCAGGGTCCGAAGGCCGCGGCGATCCTCGAGCGCTTCATGGGGCGCTCGTTCGCGGACCTGAAGCGTTTCCACCTCACGCAGGCGCCCGCGCTCGGCGCGGACGCGTTCATCGCGCGCACGGGCTACACGGGCGAGGACGGCTTCGAGCTGTTCGTTCCCGCGCGGGAGGGCGCGCGCGTCTTCGAGGCGCTCCTTGCGGCGGGCGCGGAGCACGGGATCCGCCCCTGCGGCCTCGGCGCGCGCGACACGCTCCGGCTCGAGAAGGGCTACTGCCTCGCGGGCCACGAGTTCAAGGGCGGCCGCACGCCGCTCGAAGCCGGTCTCGGCTGGCTCGTCGCATGGGACCACGACTTCACGGGCAAGGCGGCCATCGAGGCGCAGAAGGCGAAGGGCGGGCACGCGAAGCTCGTGGGCGTCAAGCTCACGGAGCGCGGCATCCCGCGCGAAGGCAACGAGGTCCGCGCGGAGGGCCGCGCGGTCGGCGTCGTCTCCTCGGGGACGCAATCGCCGGCGCTGCGCGAGGGCATCGCGCTCGCGTACGTCGAGCCCGCGTTCGCGAAGCCCGACACGCCGCTCGAGGTCGTGATCCGCGACAAGCCCGTCGGAGCGCGGGTCGTGAAGCTGCCGTTCGTGTGA